The proteins below come from a single Ptychodera flava strain L36383 chromosome 6, AS_Pfla_20210202, whole genome shotgun sequence genomic window:
- the LOC139135977 gene encoding uncharacterized protein, with amino-acid sequence MVTCSELASYTRVLAGLLMFSTLGEVDGIICSHRRGSRGGLFYFYCTGNAGCCGKSCCPSSHRTSSGLTFEWYIWFIIAIAIVVTVAKIVWCLGCKLNNVRKNNARDVYRRNPEIAIVSVNNLPARHAYSNDGFVSTDLTCIPPPYSEESKPPPTYAEVMTSQHREHVDLVQTQSGSGGYSRQLDAGVCTSSETGNFGNT; translated from the exons ATGGTGACTTGCTCAGAGTTGGCCAGCTACACGAGAGTGTTAGCAGGACTACTTATGTTCAGTACGTTGGGCGAA GTTGATGGCATTATATGCTCCCACCGCAGAGGTAGTCGTGGaggattattttattttta TTGCACTGGAAATGCAGGGTGCTGTGGGAAATCATGTTGTCCGAGCTCTCACAGAACGTCATCGGGTCTGACATTTGAGTGGTATATATG GTTTATAATAGCTATTGCAATAGTGGTGACCGTGGCGAAAATCGTTTGGTGTTTGGGATGCAAACTTAACAACGTTCGTAAAAACAATGCCAGAGATGTCTACCGGAGAAATCCTGAAATTGCCATCGTCTCTGTTAACAATCTCCCCGCTCGTCACG CATATTCAAATGATGGTTTTGTCTCCACGGATCTTACGTGTATTCCACCACCGTACTCGGAAGAATCGAAGCCTCCTCCGACATACGCTGAAGTCATGACGTCACAACATCGTGAACATGTTGACCTTGTTCAAACTCAAAGCGGCAGCGGTGGTTACTCAAGGCAGTTGGATGCGGGCGTATGCACGAGTTCCGAGACAGGAAATTTTGGGAATACTTGA